AAGCCTTGGTTTGGCCGGCCGCGCGCATCTCGTGGAATCCGCCACCACCATCTCTTCGGCCATCGTGGATGCCGCGCACGAGCTCGACGTGGATGTCATCGTCACCGGCACCCGCGCGCTCACCGGCTTTCGCGCCTGGTGGACCAACTCCACGGCGGACCAGATCGTGCGCAACGCGGGCCTGCCCGTCTTTATCGTCCCGCAAGAAAACGACGAAGACGCGGATGACGACGATCCGGAATACTTCTAAGTAGCTGCTAATATCTTTAGCCATGGCTCTGGAATCCGATTCTTTAAACAAGCGCACCCTCGGCCCCGCCGTGGGTAGCGCTGTTGTGGGCATCGCCCTGGGCATTATCACCATCATCGGCATCGCCCAGTTCTCCGGCAGCGATACCGTGCCGGAAGGCAATGCGGTCTCCGCCGATGATGCGGTGCTGGGCGGGCCTGAATACGGTTCCCGCAATTAGATGGGCGCACCGGCGTGCATGACCGGACCGATCAGCTCCCCCGCGGCCCACATAGCGGTTCCTATGTACACCGCTACCGCGCACTAGCCCGCGCCCTGCGCCACCGCTGCGCGCGCCTTGCCCGGCCCTACCCGCTCGGCATTATTGCCTTGGCGCTCATCCTCGCGGTACAACCGTGGGGGCTGACCGCCGCCGATACCAAACACGATCTGGCCGCGAACCCGCGCCACTTCCTGCGCGGCGCGCTCGATGCCTATACCGATATCTTTACCCTGGGGCAGCTGCAGAACCAGGCCTACGGTTACCTCTTCCCGCAAGGCCCCTTTTTTGTTTTAACCGAGCCCCTGCCGGATTGGATAGCCCAACGCCTGTGGTGGCTGCTGGTCTTAAGCGTGGGCTTTAGTGGCTTTTACAAGCTGGCCACCCGGATAGGCCTGCGCGGCCGGTGGATCTGGGTAGCGGCGATGCTCTATGCGCTCTCCCCGCGCTCGCTGTCCACGCTAACGGCCATTTCTTCTGAAACCTGGCCCGTCATGCTCGCCCCGTGGGTCATCCTGCCCTTCCTGCGGGAAAAACYCMCCKGGCGCGATGCTMCCGCCGCCACGATTCCCGTGGCGCTGATGGGCGCGGTCAATGCCACCGCCACGCTCGCGGCGTGCACCCCGGCGCTTGTCATCGTGGTCTACCGCCGCGCCTTCAAGCCCGGCGCGGCCTGGCTGCTTGGCTGCCTGTGCGTATCCGCGTGGTGGATTGGCCCGCTTTTAATCTTGGGCCGCTACGCCCCACCGTTTACGGAATTTATCGAATCCTCCCACGTGACCACCCGGTGGCTGAACCTGCCGGAAATCCTGCGCGGAACAACGAGCTGGTCACCCTTTGCGGATGCCGAGCGCGTCGCCGGCAACGAGCTCGCGACCTCTGCCTTCTTTGTCCTTATCACCATGGCCGTGGCCGCGATAGGCATTTATGGACTGTGCCGGCTGCCCCGCGTGTGGTCCATCATGCTGATTACTGGCGTGGCGATTTTGGGCTGCCAGGCGGCGTGGTACCTCGATGCGCTCGATGGGGTGCTAGCACCCCTGCGCAACCTGCACAAATTCGATCCGTTGGTGCGCATCCCGCTGCTGTTGGGCTTTGCCCGCGCCTGCCAGCGCCTGCCGCTGCCCACTGGCCTGCGCCCCACCAAGAAGCAGACCGTGGGCGCGCTGGTGCTGCTCGTGTGCATCAGCGCCCTCTCCCCAGCCTGGTCGCAGCGGCTGCTGCCCCTAGGCGCCTACGACGAGGTGCCGGACTATTGGCACGAGGCCACGGATTATATCAACGAGCACGCGGAAAATACTCGTACTTTGATCTATCCCGAGGCCTCCTTCGCCCGCCAAGAGTGGGGTTGGACCCGCGATGAGCCGGCGCAGCCGCTTCTTGATGTCCCCTGGGCCGTCCGCGATGCCATTCCCCTCGTCCCACCGGAGGCCATCCGTGGCCTCGACGGGGTGATGGCAGCACTGAAGGAGGATCCGGCCAGCGGCGTGCGCGCCTTGCAGCGCTTGGGCATCGGCGCGGTGATAGTGCGCCACGATCTCTTTGGCGCCGATAATGACACCTTGAGCAGTAAATTTGGCGGTGAGGTGCATACTTTTGGCGAGGTCGATGTGATTATGCTCGAGCAGCATTCCATGGCATTGACCTCAACCGATCCCGTCCGCGTGGCTGGTGGCGGCGAGGCGCTGGCCTTCCTCGATGCCCATAATGGCCCCGCCGCCCGCGAGCTGGTGGACGATGATGCCGATATCGTCACCGATMCCCCCACGCTGGTAGATCGCAATTMCGGCACGCYCCMCGGCGCCGCCYCGGCSCCGYTATCCACAGACGATCCCAGCCACGTGTATAACCGCCTGCGCGACTATCCCTCCGCCGGCCCACTGACCACGGTGGAGACCCACGGCGGCGATGTGGAGGTCTCTTCTTCTGCCGCCGACGCCACCGCCTTTGGCGGCGCCCAACCGGAAAAGTCCGCCACCGCCGCCGTCGATGGGGAAAATTCCACCGCCTGGTGGCCCGCGCCCGGCGACGATGAAGGCTGGATCGAGCTGCGCGGTGACTTCAGCCAACCGCGCCTCAAACTCATGGCCACCAGCTCCACCACGGTCACGGTGCGCTCGGGTGGTGCTGCAGTAGAGGTGGATCTCCAGCCCTTCCGCTCCAAGACGGTGCGCGTGCCCGGCGGGGATTCCCAGGCAATCCGCGTGGAACTATCCCACCGCACCGGCATCGCGGAACTGGAGGTAGAAGGCCACCCCATCGAGCGCGTGGTCACCGTGCCAGATACCTCGCCGGATGTGCACCAATTCTTCTTCCAGCAGATGGTGCACGATACCGGGGTGCTCATCCGCGATGTCACCGTGCCGCGCCGCATGGAGGTCACCGTGGATTCCACCAAGCCGGTACTCATCGATTCCCACCGGTACTCCCCCGGCAGCACCCTAACCCTCGAGCCCGGCGTCCACCGCGTACGTACCACCGGCGCATGGGTGTCCATGACGGAAAAGGGCTGGTCCCCGCCAGACGATTATCGCCTCACCGATTTTTCCATCGCTGCTGCAGAAGAGGAGCGCCTGCTCATTACCGGGCGCGCCTTCAATAAGGGCCTGCGCGGATTTATCGGCGATACCGAGCTCACCCCATACGAGATCGATGCCGCCACCCAGGCGTTTATCGTCCCCGCGGGCACCACTGGGGAATTCCGCATGACCTTTAAGGCGCAGCCTGCCTACCGCGCCGCCCTGCTCTTTGGCGGCGCACTCGGCCTGGCCACGCTGGGGTTCTGCCTGCTTTTCGCCGCGCGCCGCAGCCCGCAGCCCACCTGGCACCCGGATCCTGGCGGCATGGCCTCTGCGATGTACTCGCTAGCCTGCCTGGCACTGGTGGGCTGGCCGGCAGTACTTGCGGGCATGGCCGCCTGGCTCATCGTGCGCTGGACCACCATTCCGCGGGCTTATTTTGCCAGCGGCGTGGTAGCGGCGGCCGGGACCATCCTTGCCCGAGCTCCATGGACCTCAGGGGCCTATGCCGGCGATTCCGTGCTGCTTATGTGCTTATGTGCCGCGGGGCTGGCCTGCCTTTTCGCCGTCGACGGCCCCGGCCCCGGACCCGGCCACGGCCCATCAGAAGGTCGCGGCCCGGGCGCTCGATAAGCGTATAGCTCGCCGCAGAAACCACAACGGTCCCCACCACCGTGACGGCAAGGATCACCCAAAAATCCAGCGGTTTCCCGCTAAACAGCGCCACCCCGGTTAACGGGAAGGCCACGGCGAGCACCGCCACGTGCCACAAGAAAATGGAATAGGACCACGCGCCCAGCGCCTGCATGAGCGGCGAGGTAAGCCACGAGGTTCCACGTGGAACCAAGGCCACCGGCACCACCACGCACGCCGCGAATACCGCCCCAGCGATGATGCGGCGGGCAAAWYCCGCCGGCYCCGGATGCMCCAGCCCGGCCGGCCCAAACCAAHCCCGGCYCSCCMCCCACAGCACGAGCCCCGCCAGCACAACCCAGGCCCAGCGCACCCGCAGAATCCGCGCCGTGCGCTTGCCGATGCCCCTTTCTTCCACCTCCGCCGCCAGCATGCCCACCGCGAACCACGAGGCATAAGCCGGCGGCCAGATTTGCGAGTTGACCTGGTCCTCGCCGTAGTCCGCGACAAAGGGGATAAATCCCCACCCCCAGCTCAGCACGGCGCCGCCGGCGATAACGGCCATGCGCCAGCGCTGCGGCAGGCTGCCAAGGGCCCACACCAGAAGCGGTAGGACCAGATAAAAGAAGAACTCCACGCAGAGGGACCAGAGGTGGGTAAGGCCCGGGGCAAGGCCATCGACCACATAGATCTGCGTGGAGGTCAGGTTGGCGAGGATCTGGGTGGGGGTGATGGAGTGGGCATCGGGAAGCAGCAGCAAAACCGATACCACGCAGGCGTAATAGGCCGGTGCCAAGCGCGCGATGCGGGAGTGGGCATAGCCGCGCGCCGTGTGCAGCCCCCGCCGGCGCCACAATAAAAAGGCGCTGAGGGCGAAAAAGACGGCGACGAAGAAATCGAAACGCCCGGCAAATCCCCACCCGGTGCCGGTTTGGAAGGATACGTGGGTGACAATGATCCCTAGTGCTGCAACCGCGCGTAGGCCGTCTAGCTCCGGCAGGTGCTGGGGTAGTCTTTTCACAGATGCCTGCGTGCGCACGCTTGCTCCTTTACCCCGGAAACCTGAAACTGATTGGATATAGTACTGCAATGAGCCGCTACCTTTGGCCACGCTCGCCACGGACGTGGGTTGTCATTGCCGCAATCATTTTCCTCCTCATTGGTACCCTCGCCCCGACCCTCTACAATAACCGGACCCGCCCGCTGGGCTTGGATCAAGATTTTTCCACCTCGAGCGGACCCACCGATGCGGTATGGATGGACGTGCGCGCCCTCATGGACGGTGAAGCCCCCGCTACCGCATCCGGCGATGACCCGCGCTGCGCCGACAAATCCGCCCCGATGTGGTGCTACCAGCACCACGGGCCGCTGACCTTGGAGCGCACCATTACCACCGGCGAGGTCGCCGATGATGACACCATCGCCACCACCGATTCCGTCACCAGCCTGCTTGCTGGAAAAGCTGGGGACTCCCAAGAGGAAATCGCCACCATCGATCAGCACTCCGTGCTTAACCGCGAATCCACGTTCCCGGTAGCCGATCCTGTCAATAAATGGGTCCTCGCCTTGCCCGAGTTCAACGCCGATCTGACCCGGGAGGACTTCGAGCGAGACGGCCTTACCTATTTCTTCCCCTCCGGCACGGAGCAGCGCTCCTACGCATTTTTTGATCTCCTGGCCCAGGAATCCACGCCGATGGACTTTACCGGCGACTCAAAAGTAGATGGCATCCCCATCTACTCCTATCACCAGGACGTACAGCTGCTGCCGCTGAAGAACGCTTTTAGCAATATCAGCGCGGATTTGGGCAGCACCACTCAAACGGACGAGCTGAAAACGGGCGATTTCCAGTTGAAGGGTCCCGCCAGCCGTTTTTATGACTCCCACTCGCGCGAGCTTTTGGACTTGGATGCGG
This is a stretch of genomic DNA from Corynebacterium accolens. It encodes these proteins:
- a CDS encoding DUF2613 domain-containing protein — encoded protein: MALESDSLNKRTLGPAVGSAVVGIALGIITIIGIAQFSGSDTVPEGNAVSADDAVLGGPEYGSRN
- a CDS encoding alpha-(1->3)-arabinofuranosyltransferase domain-containing protein, translating into MHDRTDQLPRGPHSGSYVHRYRALARALRHRCARLARPYPLGIIALALILAVQPWGLTAADTKHDLAANPRHFLRGALDAYTDIFTLGQLQNQAYGYLFPQGPFFVLTEPLPDWIAQRLWWLLVLSVGFSGFYKLATRIGLRGRWIWVAAMLYALSPRSLSTLTAISSETWPVMLAPWVILPFLREKXXXRDAXAATIPVALMGAVNATATLAACTPALVIVVYRRAFKPGAAWLLGCLCVSAWWIGPLLILGRYAPPFTEFIESSHVTTRWLNLPEILRGTTSWSPFADAERVAGNELATSAFFVLITMAVAAIGIYGLCRLPRVWSIMLITGVAILGCQAAWYLDALDGVLAPLRNLHKFDPLVRIPLLLGFARACQRLPLPTGLRPTKKQTVGALVLLVCISALSPAWSQRLLPLGAYDEVPDYWHEATDYINEHAENTRTLIYPEASFARQEWGWTRDEPAQPLLDVPWAVRDAIPLVPPEAIRGLDGVMAALKEDPASGVRALQRLGIGAVIVRHDLFGADNDTLSSKFGGEVHTFGEVDVIMLEQHSMALTSTDPVRVAGGGEALAFLDAHNGPAARELVDDDADIVTDXPTLVDRNXGTXXGAAXAPLSTDDPSHVYNRLRDYPSAGPLTTVETHGGDVEVSSSAADATAFGGAQPEKSATAAVDGENSTAWWPAPGDDEGWIELRGDFSQPRLKLMATSSTTVTVRSGGAAVEVDLQPFRSKTVRVPGGDSQAIRVELSHRTGIAELEVEGHPIERVVTVPDTSPDVHQFFFQQMVHDTGVLIRDVTVPRRMEVTVDSTKPVLIDSHRYSPGSTLTLEPGVHRVRTTGAWVSMTEKGWSPPDDYRLTDFSIAAAEEERLLITGRAFNKGLRGFIGDTELTPYEIDAATQAFIVPAGTTGEFRMTFKAQPAYRAALLFGGALGLATLGFCLLFAARRSPQPTWHPDPGGMASAMYSLACLALVGWPAVLAGMAAWLIVRWTTIPRAYFASGVVAAAGTILARAPWTSGAYAGDSVLLMCLCAAGLACLFAVDGPGPGPGHGPSEGRGPGAR
- a CDS encoding acyltransferase family protein — its product is MRTQASVKRLPQHLPELDGLRAVAALGIIVTHVSFQTGTGWGFAGRFDFFVAVFFALSAFLLWRRRGLHTARGYAHSRIARLAPAYYACVVSVLLLLPDAHSITPTQILANLTSTQIYVVDGLAPGLTHLWSLCVEFFFYLVLPLLVWALGSLPQRWRMAVIAGGAVLSWGWGFIPFVADYGEDQVNSQIWPPAYASWFAVGMLAAEVEERGIGKRTARILRVRWAWVVLAGLVLWXXXRXWFGPAGLXHPXPAXFARRIIAGAVFAACVVVPVALVPRGTSWLTSPLMQALGAWSYSIFLWHVAVLAVAFPLTGVALFSGKPLDFWVILAVTVVGTVVVSAASYTLIERPGRDLLMGRGRVRGRGRRRRKGRPAPRHIST
- a CDS encoding DUF3068 domain-containing protein; its protein translation is MSRYLWPRSPRTWVVIAAIIFLLIGTLAPTLYNNRTRPLGLDQDFSTSSGPTDAVWMDVRALMDGEAPATASGDDPRCADKSAPMWCYQHHGPLTLERTITTGEVADDDTIATTDSVTSLLAGKAGDSQEEIATIDQHSVLNRESTFPVADPVNKWVLALPEFNADLTREDFERDGLTYFFPSGTEQRSYAFFDLLAQESTPMDFTGDSKVDGIPIYSYHQDVQLLPLKNAFSNISADLGSTTQTDELKTGDFQLKGPASRFYDSHSRELLDLDADAAVIVEPFYTVGRDISVEPTTGTIVDVRENVKVFFATDIQQAGTLIAEDDTEDRSVLAADFRWSEDTRAERLAEVRPVIYAIRGLMAVGWLGKAIGVSLLIFAAYQYMRRHRDAHDAAHA